Within Salmo trutta chromosome 30, fSalTru1.1, whole genome shotgun sequence, the genomic segment tgttgcgtttatatttttgttcagtataataaaccATACAATCATATAACCATGTCAGATTAGTAAAACAATTATAATACTAGTACTGCAATTAGTCTCCTTTTGTAGGTATTCACAGTGTCAAATAATTTATTCACGGAATCTAGATTCTTTGAGGAGGATCCTGCTCCTCAGCTGTAAATCACTCCATATCAAATGCTGTTTCAGCGGAAGTCTCCTCCTCGCATTTCAAATCCCCTCTCTGCCTCAGACTGACCTTAAGTGTAATGTTAATAGTGCCGCAGCCCTCTGCAGACACCTCAGTACAGACACGTACAGGGCTATATACCGATTCTTTAATGATTTTCATACATGCGGATTGCAGCTGACCGAGCAACCTCGATGATGAGTCGCTTGTTTCTTTCCCTTCATCGTTCTTCTTGTTTTTCTCAGTCGTCTCTTTAGCACTGGGGCTAGATTCAAGTTCTTCTGACTCTATAGCAGCTGCATCTTCAAGAACATCTGCAATTTCTTCCAGCTCTTCTAGTTCTTCAGCGATTGCTGAGTATATAGCAGCTTCATTTTCAAGAACATCTGCAATTTCTTCCAGCTCTTCTAGTTCTGCAGCGATTGCTGAGTATATAGCAGCTTCATTTTCAAGTTCCTCTGCAATTTCCTCCAGCTCTTCTTTGGGTACGGGGCTCTTCTCCACAGTTGTATCCTCTGTGGGTTCTTCACCAAAGACCGGTTCTGCTGTCTCCTCTTCAGGTGGGCTGACACTTTCCTCCGTAGGCTGCTCTTCAGATCTTTCAGTGGTGATTTGAATGATGTCTGCCGTAAGAAAATCCAGCAGTGATGAAAGTTCAGGCTCTGCCTCCGGAAATGAGAATCTGACTGCCAGTTGCTTTGGAAACAAATGTGCAGCCATCAAGACTTCGCTTTTCTCCTTTGAATCAATAAGAATTTTTGTTAGATTTGTAATTTGTTTTGTTAAACACTGGAAAGTGAAGAATGACGTGTTGATGTTCACACAACAGATGCAATATTATTGTAAGTTAATGTTACCAATTCAAAGTACAACTCACATTACAGTGGCTATATCCTTAGTTAACTACATTGGAATAACCAAAATCATTTAGATGTAGATATATGAACATCTCAAGTTAGGAGTTGATGATCATTAATCAATGATCACTACACTGAGTAAAGTTGAAATGGAATTTATGCCAACCCAATTTGAAGGGACTACTGATTAGATACTTACAGTGTGGATCCCATTGATCACCGTTACAGGGACTTCCGGGAAACTCttactctcctccacagttttGTCCTTTATGGGCTCCTCCTTTTCAGGGGCTGGATCAGGGTTGGGTTGAGGTGTAGCTTTCTTCTTGAAGAGGTTGTCAAATACGTTAACTCTTTCTTTTGAACTCTCCTTGGGCTCCTTCTTTTGGTGGTTTGGTTCCGGTTCCGGTATGGTTTTTGCCTTAGCAGTCTCTGCTTCCGCAACATTCTCAATGACAGGCTCCTGTTCCACCACCACAGGCGCACAACCACTGCCGTTTGCCTCCACTATACCTGGCTCTTTAGCGGGAGACAGTGAGGAAGGCTGCCTGTTCTGTTCCACAGCTGCTTCACTGGTATCTGCAAGAGATAGGTTACTTGGTGTGGTgtgacaggaaatagaaagttATGTGCTATGATTCATCATTTGTACACAAGGATCAGGTTGGTAATACCTGGCTTTGATCAATCTATCGGATGTCTGGCAATATATAATTTTGAAGAAAATGGGAGTATGTGTGGTAAATAGCATGCAACTTTaccaaatgtgttttctattgaTACTACCCTTATGACTAATCAATGCAGTAAGTACTAAGGTCATTACCCTAAATGCAATGCAAGCAAAACCTTCCCTTGCTCTGTATGTAAAACTAATGTGCTACTAGAGACATATAGTCTAGTCGTGTGAAAGAAACACAACCTGTTCTAGAAACAGTGGCTTTAGTGTCTTACTTGCTGAtatcaaataatatttttgggggtgcttatatttgtcctgtcaCACACAAGTATGTAATGGACATGTGTTGCTTCTTATCCCAACTCCCCCTAagcaattaggtttaagtgccttgctcaagggcacagtgacagatttttcaccttgtcagctccgaTATTCGAACTAGCACCTTTGGGTGACTGGCCCAATGCTCAAACCTCGaggttacctgccaccccttGACGACCAATATCAATATTATCGCGTTTGGAGAAAATACATATGGACTTGCCCTGAAAATCCTTGTACCTGACTGTTGATCCAGTGAGACAATATACACATAGAGGATGAACAGATGTTTGATCTATCTATGTTCAAGGCTACGCCTAGAGTTATCATTGAACACCACCCAGTAGCACTGACCGACTGCTGTATTTACAGAGAATTAAGAGAGACTTGTAAATTGATCCAGACTAATCCAACAATTCAAGATTGATTACAAGTGACATACTGTCACTGTCATATCATCCCATTGGAGCTGTAAATGAATAACTAGCATTATAGACCGAGCGAGGTGTTGCAACCAGTTGGGCCCAAAGTTTAGGGTATTGACCATGGGGTAACAAATCAGGTGACAACAGGATAAATGGCTACCAAACCACTCAAAGCCATATATTAGTGGATGTAATAATGGCCTTGTGTACTGGGCACTTACCACTTTTCTCCAGGCCATCGTACGAGATGCTTACAGCATGGCTATTCACTTCTCCTTCCAGGTGCTTGTCCAGAGCCTGCTCAGACTATAAGAAGAAAGATTGTTGATATCAGTTTCTCTTGCCATCATTGTTTTCATTATTTTCATCACATCACTTTCATCATTACTCAATTTTGTACGGCCTATCAATTATATAGTATTAGATGTATGTGTACTTATAATATCCCTACTAAATTACTGTCTGTATCTTGAAACTGCTAATATTAGACAGTAAACACTTCCAGGggtggactgggaccagaaattggCCCTGACATTACTAACACACTGTTCCATTTTTTTTCCTTGAGGTCCCAACACCAACCCACTTTTTCCTCTAAACCCCCACACTGGCCCATTATTAGCCAGATCATCATCATTTTGCTAAAAGTAAACTTaagttagacaggcccactaGGCAAAAAATGGACCAGGTCATCTGGTATTTGCCCAAAATGCCAGATGCCTATTCCGCCCCTGAAATAGCCTTCTTGCCCCTGTATTCCAACATTCAAAGTAAGAGAAGCATGCTGTAAAGTTTGGCTTTTCTCATCAATACCTTATCTTCGGTATGTCCTTTGTTTTTGGTATGCTCATTGCCCATCTTGATCACAGATGAAACCTGCAGAAGAAACTGTTTGTCAGTGTTTGTGCATTTGTTCCTAAGGTTAATGCTGTGATGAGATACTCCATTCTTGCATCAAAATAGTATACAGTAGCTTCCAAATAGCTTCCAACAACAGCGTGAGATGAATTCAAATGTTATGATGTATACCAATAAAATACGCTACTCATCTTGAataaacaaataacatttgaagCAAAGCTAATAGATACAACATAAGAAGAATAGCATACTATATGTTCACATTTAATGGCTATAGAGAAGCAACAATAAACCAATGACAATCGAAACAAAGCTAAAAGTATTTGAGGCTGTGTCTTACCTTATGCCAACTCCTTTGGTGAGTTTACTAGTCTGTCTGTAGTATTCCAGCTACTGCTGGGAGCAAATTGGAGATTGACTTACTGCTTTGCAAACTGCTAAACTAAGTATATATAGATAAGAGTTTAGCCCTGTTCTTAAAGGGGTGGGGCTCTTACTAATAAAAAAGGGATCTATTTGAATGCCAAACACACAACTACAGCAATAACACTGTCAACTGTCAGAGCGTCTCTGATGTACTCATGCTAATGTCATGAATTCTGTCTGGAAATTCTCAAATGAGAACATGATGATAAGCTTTGCTTTATCAGACAGATTTTGATGACATTGCTGGAAACCTCAAAGAGCCCATGAGAAACTGCAGAGTGTGGTAATGACTAATAGGTTAGGATACGACAGGATGCGAACGTAGGATATGTGAAACCATTGGAAGCATTGCTTGTTTGCTTGGTGGGGCAGTAGTCCAAATGACTGACACACGATAACTACTTACTTTCATATATAGCTGTTATACAGCCTAAACACAGCTTTCTTTAAGTGTTTTATTTAGGTTACTGGATTCAGTTACTTCATATGACAGAAAGAACAGCTCATGACCAATATGATTGTGAACAAAACAAGTTTAAAATAAGCCAAAAGTTAGATGACAGCATACCGCCAAAGAAGTCTATGATAATGTAGAGTTGTTTTTCTTATTTGGCCTGAAAGCTGGATTCATTTTAAAATCATTGACATAACATAacattatacactacatgaccaaaggtatgtgaacacctgctcatcaaacatctcattccaaaatcatgggcatttatatggtgttggtccccccattgctgatataacagcctccacttctgggaaggatttccactaggatgttggaacattgctgccggGACTCAGCCACAAGAGGTCGGgcagtgaggtcgggcactgatgttgggcgattaggcctggctcgcagttggcattccaattaatcccaaaggtgttcgatggggttgaggtcagggctctgtgcaggcctgtcaagttcttccacaccgatctcgacaagtCATTTCCggatggatctcgctttgtgcactggggcattgtcatgctgaaacaggaaagggccttccccaaactgttgccacaaagttggaagtacagaatcgtatagaatgtcattgtatgctgtaacattaatatttcccttcactagaactaaagGGTCTAGCCAGAACcacgaaaaacagccccagagacattattcctcctccaccaaactctatagatggcactatgcatttgggcaggtagcgttctcctggcatctgccaaacccagattcatctgttgAACTGACAGATGGTGgggtgtgattcatcactccaaagaatatgcttccactgctccagagtccaatggcgacgagcttGACACCACTCCAGGCGAACCttggcatggtgatcttaggcttctgtgctgctgctcggccatggaaacccatttcatgaagctcccgacaaacagttattgtgccaaCATTGCTTCGAGAagtagtttggaacttggtatTGGGTGTTGCACtcagtggtcctgttctgtgtcgacattgttgctcctagacgattCCACtccacaataatagcacttacagttgaccgaggcagctctagcagggtagaaattttacaaacttgttggaaaggtggcatcctatgacgaagCCACatagaaagtcactgagctcttcagtaaggccattcaactgccaatgtttgtctatggagattgcatagctgtgtgctcgaatttatacacctgtcagcaacgggtgtggctgaaatagctgaatacagtaatttgaaggagtgtctacatacttttgtgtCACATCTGCTTCTGCTATGCCCTCTGGTGTTCATCCGGTGTCTTCTTGACTTGCAGTTACTCCCCCTGAAcactctctccctcgccctctatgtgattgtgtggttggagacaggtgtgctggagtcagagcagatccctaccagctgcaactcgttccataatcaagacctctacaaatactcagtcctgccacttccgctctgccagattgtaatctatgctcagtcagttcatgattctagccatttatgattattcaagatcctgttacttcactgtgcctgtttccctgcctgacACCGTTTATCCTCTCATCACAGTTACCGCTCTGTCTCTAGCtgctgtctcctgttccacatctcaactaccttgctctggattttactcaccaccactaccttggattcccctcagcACCTGTTTACCCTGTTCTACTCAGCTAACTCCAACCCGGATCTGCGCTCCATTTCTCTCTGTGTAACAATAAATAATTTGATTAATTCATCTgtttcctcatctgagtctgctcttgggttcccctgtgtcgCGCCGCTTAACACTTTTGTATATGTAATGATCCTATCAGGGGAGCACTGTTAATCAAGACAGACAAAGTGCTGTATAACCTAATCAATGTGGATCATCGTCCATGGACTTGCCACCATGGACCAAGGCAATTGTTTGGCTTTCATAGATCAATTGGAAGTTGATAACAGGCAATCAAAACAGAGGTGCTGCTCCAGAAAATAGCAATTGATCCAGACTTAGGAGTGAAGACAAAACCAATATCAGCATTAATTTAGTTTGTTTTAGTGGCCCAATCAAGTGAAAAAAATACATGATCAGTGATACACATTATCAATGCCAAGCTGACAAGATACAGCTGTAGACTATAGTTAAAAATTACTAACTAATGACTAACTAATCCTTTTCTGTCTGTCCGGGAGTGTGAATTAAGCAGAAGGATCCCAAACCAAACTAAAAAGAATGAATATTCTCCTCAGAAGCTGATGGTACAATTTTGAGGGACTAATAGCCTGTGAGCTACTTTCTTTCAGCTGTGAGTGAGTGGCCTGAACAATACATAGACTGTCCCTCATTGAATTCCATGGAGACATGCCAAATCACTCCTGCTACTGTAGCCAAAGCATGCAGGCAGGGCCATTCTTTGCAAACGTAACCTCAAGAATGGAATTTGTGATGATTAATTATTAATTATGATCTGAAATTGTTTTATTACCCTATGTATGCTGTTTTAGCCCGTTTATGCTTGTTTATTTTGTGCAAAAACACTACcatttaaaagtttggggtcacttagaaatgtccttgct encodes:
- the bcas1 gene encoding breast carcinoma-amplified sequence 1 isoform X5; the encoded protein is MGNEHTKNKGHTEDKSEQALDKHLEGEVNSHAVSISYDGLEKSDTSEAAVEQNRQPSSLSPAKEPGIVEANGSGCAPVVVEQEPVIENVAEAETAKAKTIPEPEPNHQKKEPKESSKERVNVFDNLFKKKATPQPNPDPAPEKEEPIKDKTVEESKSFPEVPVTVINGIHTEKSEVLMAAHLFPKQLAVRFSFPEAEPELSSLLDFLTADIIQITTERSEEQPTEESVSPPEEETAEPVFGEEPTEDTTVEKSPVPKEELEEIAEELENEAAIYSAIAAELEELEEIADVLENEAAIYSAIAEELEELEEIADVLEDAAAIESEELESSPSAKETTEKNKKNDEGKETSDSSSRLLGQLQSACMKIIKESVYSPVRVCTEVSAEGCGTINITLKVSLRQRGDLKCEEETSAETAFDME